aggctgcaggggcacGGACGGGCGAGCGACGGTGGAGCGGAGGCGCAGAGGAGGCGAGCCGCGGGAGGGATGGCAGGCCTGGGCGCTGCGCGGGCCCGGTGTTTGGCGGGACGGGGgtctccacccagcccaggggaggacgcattttccgggggtggggggtgggggtgggggtggggagggggtggtcggGCGTGGGTGGGGTGCTGGAAAGCCGTGAGAGCTCTGCCCGGGCTGCTCCCACAGCCTAGGCGGCTGCCCGCAAACCCGCGCGTGCGCAGTAGGCGGCCCACCTGCTGCTACCTGGGCCGGCTCTGGGATCCCCgggatgcccaggaaagaatggcaGTTCTCTGCTGTGTGGAGTCTCTCGCCGGGCCTAGACCTAGAAGGCAGGAATCCCAGGCGGGTCAGCCCGGCGGGGAAGACACGCCGCTCCACGCCCAGCCAGGTGTTCCCCGCGAAAGAGAGGCCACCGCCCTGCCCCGACCCGACCCGACCCAACCCGACCCGACCCGACCCCGTCCCAACCCCGCGTCCTAAAGCTCCTCCAGCAGAGCCCGGTATTCTTCCTCGCTGAGGGGTGCTTCCAGCGAGGCGGCCTCTTCCAAGGCCTCCAGCTCCCCCGGGGCCTCCGTTTCTAGGAAAGGTTGCGCCCGCTGCAGAAACTCCGGGCTCGCCAGGAGCTCATCCAGCAGCAGGCCGGAGGGGAGTGCAGACGAGCGCCCCGGCTCCTGGAGCGCCTGGGAGGGCGCCCGGATGCCTTGCATCTGCCCCTGCCGCGCGGAGGCCTCCGGGGGCgcgggctggggaggtggagctgccccggcttggggttcccacgccgccccggcgacctggggaccccggccccagccccaccacggaCTCCCCTGGGACGTGGGTGGCGCAAGCACACCTTGGCCCTGTGGCCCCGCTTGAGCGGGCCCAGGCTGTCCCACCGCGCAAGGGCCCGGCGGGCCGTCGCGCTGCGGGTCCCGGTCCTCCCGGCATTTGCCCGGCTGCGGAGGCCACCGAGGAGTCTGAGGGTGGGAGAGCGCCCCTTCCGGAGGAGCCGGGGCAGCGTAGGCAAAATCCCCGCGTGCCGGGGCAGGTTGGGAGATCCCCTCTGCCGGCGCggcctggctgggctggagcaCGGGGACGGCCCTCGCTCCCTGGCTCACGAAAGCCCCCTGTGGGAGGGCCCCAGGCGCGCAGGGCACGTGGGGTGCGGGAAGCCCCGTTCCCCACGCCCCGGTGTGGGCGAAGGCGACCCACGAGGGAGCAGGGTGACACCCGCCGGGGGCCGCGTCGCACAGGCCGCCTGCGTGCGCGGGcgccctgccaccctgtcccggGTGCCTGGCCCTTCGATTCTGAAACCAGATCTGAATCCTGGACTCCGGGAGGCCCGTCTCTCTGGCCAGCTCTTCCCTGGCGGCGATGCCTGGAAAGCGATCCTTCTCAAAGGCTCGGAGGAGCAGGGCGGTCTGGGATCCGGTGACGGCGGTCCGCTTTCGCCTGCCTTCTTGCGGGCCGCGTCTCCCGGGCCAGGGCCGAGATTCCCGCCGGTGCTGCCTCAGCTGGCGTGACCTCTcattctgaaaccaaatctgGACCCTGGGCTCCGGAATGCCGATAGCCTGGGCCAGCCGTTCTCTGGTGGCGATGCCCGGGTACGGGTTCCGCTCAAAGCAGGCTCGCAGGGCCTCGCTTTGGCTCGGGGTCCAAACGAGTCTCCTTCGCCGTCCTCGTCCTCGGGCTTCCGCGGGGAGGGTGCTGTCCGAAGGTGTCGGGAGGGCCATCGCGGGGAGCCCCGGCCGGAATTTCACGGACGGACACgggcagagagaggccggcgGGCTCCCGTGCACCTCACTGTGCACTGCGGCAGGTGCAGCCAGACTGTGCACTGCGGCAGGTGCAGCCAGGAAGCCGgcccagacagccagccagcggCTCTTATAAAggcccacaggcaggcaggctccaCCCCTTCATGAAGGGCGGTGAGCCCTGGGACAGCacgccgccccccgccccccaggaaGGGCCCCAGGGCGTTGAGGCCAGGGTCGGGGTGGGGGGGTTtgaggtggggcgggggagggcgtggtgatggtggtggtggtggggccgGAGAGACGAAGcggaagggggagagggggaaggggtgaggggggcGCGTTTCGGGGGCTGGCTCTCCCGACCTCTCCACGAATCCCGCGGGAACTGGAAGCCGCTCTCTGGGCTCCCGCGCGTCTTCAGCAGGGAGAAACCAGCCTggaagggtggaggggagtgTGGAAATGAACCTCCGTGGGAGTCTTGAGCTTTCCAGGCCCTCTCTCCGTGAAGGAGGCAATGCCCGTGGGTGTCGCCGTTGCCGGGACAGTCTCACACACGCAGGCGTGTGGCTCTGGTTCATCTCCACGTAGAAGACCAGAGCGAGACCCCAGAGAGAAGATACATCCCCGGCGCGATGGCCTGACGATGGATTCCTGTGTCCGGCAAcatggggaggctgcagtgtggcCGGTTTGGAAACTGGCAAGGAGAGCGAAGGCGCCATGCCGGTCTTCCACCCTTCCCTGGGATGTTtctgggtgcccgcagagctccgGGAGCAAACAGTCAGCACGGCCAGCCTTTCGGGGGCCCGAGAGACGTGAGCAACAGGCCCCCTTGCAGAGGGCAAAGCAACGTGGAATCCAAAATCACGCCTCAGTCGTCCTGAGTGTGGCTCCTCCGTGGTCGGGGCTGTCGGCCTCGCGCTCCGTTGCAGGGCTCAGCCTGGGGATGTGCGGTCTGTGCACCAGGCGGTTGAAAACCCGACGGCAACCCGAGTCCCGGTCTTTTGTCTCTGAGGAAACCGCCCACTCCTTGGGCCACGGAATCGGGGCGAATGAGTGCCCCGCCGGCCGACGCGGCGGCGGCTGTGGGCCCAGCCCTCAGCCGACGCCGGGCGCTTACCGTTTTCCCGGAGCGCGGGGGTCCCGTCGCTCCCGGAGGCCGAAGGCCGCTtttgctctctgccttcctccctctgtccctggctCCCTGCCGCCCGCCCCCTGTCCCTGCGTCGCTCTGTCTTTCCCTCCGttcctcactgcctccctctctcccaccctccctccctccctcctaacgTCCCTCCGCCCATCCTTCCGCCCCTCTAGGTCTCccgttcctctctccatctctgcccgCCTTCCCTCCCGCCTGGAACGGTCAGCGTCCCCGGCGTGCGCGGGGCCTGCGGTCGGCGTTCCGCCGGCAGGCGCTCCACGGtggcagctgggaggctgcaggggcacGGACGGGCGAGCGACGGTGGAGCGGAGGCGCAGAGGAGGCGAGCCGCGGGAGGGATGGCAGGCCTGGGCGCTGCGCGGGCCCGGTGTTTGGCGGGACGGGGgtctccacccagcccaggggaggacgcattttccgggggtggggggtgggggtgggggtggggagggggtggtcggGCGTGGGTGGGGTGCTGGAAAGCCGTGAGAGCTCTGCCCGGGCTGCTCCCACAGCCTAGGCGGCTGCCCGCAAACCCGCGCGTGCGCAGTAGGCGGCCCACCTGCTGCTACCTGGGCCGGCTCTGGGATCCCCgggatgcccaggaaagaatggcaGTTCTCTGCTGTGTGGAGTCTCTCGCCGGGCCTAGACCTAGAAGGCAGGAATCCCAGGCGGGTCAGCCCGGCGGGGAAGACACGCCGCTCCACGCCCAGCCAGGTGTTCCCCGCGAAAGAGAGGCCACCGCCCTGCCCCGACCCGACCCGACCCAACCCGACCCGACCCGACCCCGTCCCAACCCCGCGTCCTAAAGCTCCTCCAGCAGAGCCCGGTATTCTTCCTCGCTGAGGGGTGCTTCCAGCGAGGCGGCCTCTTCCAAGGCCTCCAGCTCCCCCGGGGCCTCCGTTTCTAGGAAAGGTTGCGCCCGCTGCAGAAACTCCGGGCTCGCCAGGAGCTCATCCAGCAGCAGGCCGGAGGGGAGTGCAGACGAGCGCCCCGGCTCCTGGAGCGCCTGGGAGGGCGCCCGGATGCCTTGCATCTGCCCCTGCCGCGCGGAGGCCTCCGGGGGCgcgggctggggaggtggagctgccccggcttggggttcccacgccgccccggcgacctggggaccccggccccagccccaccacggaCTCCCCTGGGACGTGGGTGGCGCAAGCACACCTTGGCCCTGTGGCCCCGCTTGAGCGGGCCCAGGCTGTCCCACCGCGCAAGGGCCCGGCGGGCCGTCGCGCTGCGGGTCCCGGTCCTCCCGGCATTTGCCCGGCTGCGGAGGCCACCGAGGAGTCTGAGGGTGGGAGAGCGCCCCTTCCGGAGGAGCCGGGGCAGCGTAGGCAAAATCCCCGCGTGCCGGGGCAGGTTGGGAGATCCCCTCTGCCGGCGCggcctggctgggctggagcaCGGGGACGGCCCTCGCTCCCTGGCTCACGAAAGCCCCCTGTGGGAGGGCCCCAGGCGCGCAGGGCACGTGGGGTGCGGGAAGCCCCGTTCCCCACGCCCCGGTGTGGGCGAAGGCGACCCACGAGGGAGCAGGGTGACACCCGCCGGGGGCCGCGTCGCACAGGCCGCCTGCGTGCGCGGGcgccctgccaccctgtcccggGTGCCTGGCCCTTCGATTCTGAAACCAGATCTGAATCCTGGACTCCGGGAGGCCCGTCTCTCTGGCCAGCTCTTCCCTGGCGGCGATGCCTGGAAAGCGATCCTTCTCAAAGGCTCGGAGGAGCAGGGCGGTCTGGGATCCGGTGACGGCGGTCCGCTTTCGCCTGCCTTCTTGCGGGCCGCGTCTCCCGGGCCAGGGCCGAGATTCCCGCCGGTGCTGCCTCAGCTGGCGTGACCTCTcattctgaaaccaaatctgGACCCTGGGCTCCGGAATGCCGATAGCCTGGGCCAGCCGTTCTCTGGTGGCGATGCCCGGGTACGGGTTCCGCTCAAAGCAGGCTCGCAGGGCCTCGCTTTGGCTCGGGGTCCAAACGAGTCTCCTTCGCCGTCCTCGTCCTCGGGCTTCCGCGGGGAGGGTGCTGTCCGAAGGTGTCGGGAGGGCCATCGCGGGGAGCCCCGGCCGGAATTTCACGGACGGACACgggcagagagaggccggcgGGCTCCCGTGCACCTCACTGTGCACTGCGGCAGGTGCAGCCAGACTGTGCACTGCGGCAGGTGCAGCCAGGAAGCCGgcccagacagccagccagcggCTCTTATAAAggcccacaggcaggcaggctccaCCCCTTCATGAAGGGCGGTGAGCCCTGGGACAGCacgccgccccccgccccccaggaaGGGCCCCAGGGCGTTGAGGCCAGGGTCGGGGTGGGGGGGTTtgaggtggggcgggggagggcgtggtgatggtggtggtggtggggccgGAGAGACGAAGcggaagggggagagggggaaggggtgaggggggcGCGTTTCGGGGGCTGGCTCTCCCGACCTCTCCACGAATCCCGCGGGAACTGGAAGCCGCTCTCTGGGCTCCCGCGCGTCTTCAGCAGGGAGAAACCAGCCTggaagggtggaggggagtgTGGAAATGAACCTCCGTGGGAGTCTTGAGCTTTCCAGGCCCTCTCTCCGTGAAGGAGGCAATGCCCGTGGGTGTCGCCGTTGCCGGGACAGTCTCACACACGCAGGCGTGTGGCTCTGGTTCATCTCCACGTAGAAGACCAGAGCGAGACCCCAGAGAGAAGATACATCCCCGGCGCGATGGCCTGACGATGGATTCCTGTGTCCGGCAAcatggggaggctgcagtgtggcCGGTTTGGAAACTGGCAAGGAGAGCGAAGGCGCCATGCCGGTCTTCCACCCTTCCCTGGGATGTTtctgggtgcccgcagagctccgGGAGCAAACAGTCAGCACGGCCAGCCTTTCGGGGGCCCGAGAGACGTGAGCAACAGGCCCCCTTGCAGAGGGCAAAGCAACGTGGAATCCAAAATCACGCCTCAGTCGTCCTGAGTGTGGCTCCTCCGTGGTCGGGGCTGTCGGCCTCGCGCTCCGTTGCAGGGCTCAGCCTGGGGATGTGCGGTCTGTGCACCAGGCGGTTGAAAACCCGACGGCAACCCGAGTCCCGGTCTTTTGTCTCTGAGGAAACCGCCCACTCCTTGGGCCACGGAATCGGGGCGAATGAGTGCCCCGCCGGCCGACGCGGCGGCGGCTGTGGGCCCAGCCCTCAGCCGACGCCGGGCGCTTACCGTTTTCCCGGAGCGCGGGGGTCCCGTCGCTCCCGGAGGCCGAAGGCCGCTtttgctctctgccttcctccctctgtccctggctCCCTGCCGCCCGCCCCCTGTCCCTGCGTCGCTCTGTCTTTCCCTCCGttcctcactgcctccctctctcccaccctccctccctccctcctaacgTCCCTCCGCCCATCCTTCCGCCCCTCTAGGTCTCccgttcctctctccatctctgcccgCCTTCCCTCCCGCCTGGAACGGTCAGCGTCCCCGGCGTGCGCGGGGCCTGCGGTCGGCGTTCCGCCGGCAGGCGCTCCACGGtggcagctgggaggctgcaggggcacGGACGGGCGAGCGACGGTGGAGCGGAGGCGCAGAGGAGGCGAGCCGCGGGAGGGATGGCAGGCCTGGGCGCTGCGCGGGCCCGGTGTTTGGCGGGACGGGGgtctccacccagcccaggggaggacgcattttccgggggtggggggtgggggtgggggtggggagggggtggtcggGCGTGGGTGGGGTGCTGGAAAGCCGTGAGAGCTCTGCCCGGGCTGCTCCCACAGCCTAGGCGGCTGCCCGCAAACCCGCGCGTGCGCAGTAGGCGGCCCACCTGCTGCTACCTGGGCCGGCTCTGGGATCCCCgggatgcccaggaaagaatggcaGTTCTCTGCTGTGTGGAGTCTCTCGCCGGGCCTAGACCTAGAAGGCAGGAATCCCAGGCGGGTCAGCCCGGCGGGGAAGACACGCCGCTCCACGCCCAGCCAGGTGTTCCCCGCGAAAGAGAGGCCACCGCCCTGCCCCGACCCGACCCGACCCAACCCGACCCGACCCGACCCCGTCCCAACCCCGCGTCCTAAAGCTCCTCCAGCAGAGCCCGGTATTCTTCCTCGCTGAGGGGTGCTTCCAGCGAGGCGGCCTCTTCCAAGGCCTCCAGCTCCCCCGGGGCCTCCGTTTCTAGGAAAGGTTGCGCCCGCTGCAGAAACTCCGGGCTCGCCAGGAGCTCATCCAGCAGCAGGCCGGAGGGGAGTGCAGACGAGCGCCCCGGCTCCTGGAGCGCCTGGGAGGGCGCCCGGATGCCTTGCATCTGCCCCTGCCGCGCGGAGGCCTCCGGGGGCgcgggctggggaggtggagctgccccggcttggggttcccacgccgccccggcgacctggggaccccggccccagccccaccacggaCTCCCCTGGGACGTGGGTGGCGCAAGCACACCTTGGCCCTGTGGCCCCGCTTGAGCGGGCCCAGGCTGTCCCACCGCGCAAGGGCCCGGCGGGCCGTCGCGCTGCGGGTCCCGGTCCTCCCGGCATTTGCCCGGCTGCGGAGGCCACCGAGGAGTCTGAGGGTGGGAGAGCGCCCCTTCCGGAGGAGCCGGGGCAGCGTAGGCAAAATCCCCGCGTGCCGGGGCAGGTTGGGAGATCCCCTCTGCCGGCGCggcctggctgggctggagcaCGGGGACGGCCCTCGCTCCCTGGCTCACGAAAGCCCCCTGTGGGAGGGCCCCAGGCGCGCAGGGCACGTGGGGTGCGGGAAGCCCCGTTCCCCACGCCCCGGTGTGGGCGAAGGCGACCCACGAGGGAGCAGGGTGACACCCGCCGGGGGCCGCGTCGCACAGGCCGCCTGCGTGCGCGGGcgccctgccaccctgtcccggGTGCCTGGCCCTTCGATTCTGAAACCAGATCTGAATCCTGGACTCCGGGAGGCCCGTCTCTCTGGCCAGCTCTTCCCTGGCGGCGATGCCTGGAAAGCGATCCTTCTCAAAGGCTCGGAGGAGCAGGGCGGTCTGGGATCCGGTGACGGCGGTCCGCTTTCGCCTGCCTTCTTGCGGGCCGCGTCTCCCGGGCCAGGGCCGAGATTCCCGCCGGTGCTGCCTCAGCTGGCGTGACCTCTcattctgaaaccaaatctgGACCCTGGGCTCCGGAATGCCGATAGCCTGGGCCAGCCGTTCTCTGGTGGCGATGCCCGGGTACGGGTTCCGCTCAAAGCAGGCTCGCAGGGCCTCGCTTTGGCTCGGGGTCCAAACGAGTCTCCTTCGCCGTCCTCGTCCTCGGGCTTCCGCGGGGAGGGTGCTGTCCGAAGGTGTCGGGAGGGCCATCGCGGGGAGCCCCGGCCGGAATTTCACGGACGGACACgggcagagagaggccggcgGGCTCCCGTGCACCTCACTGTGCACTGCGGCAGGTGCAGCCAGACTGTGCACTGCGGCAGGTGCAGCCAGGAAGCCGgcccagacagccagccagcggCTCTTATAAAggcccacaggcaggcaggctccaCCCCTTCATGAAGGGCGGTGAGCCCTGGGACAGCacgccgccccccgccccccaggaaGGGCCCCAGGGCGTTGAGGCCAGGGTCGGGGTGGGGGGGTTtgaggtggggcgggggagggcgtggtgatggtggtggtggtggggccgGAGAGACGAAGcggaagggggagagggggaaggggtgaggggggcGCGTTTCGGGGGCTGGCTCTCCCGACCTCTCCACGAATCCCGCGGGAACTGGAAGCCGCTCTCTGGGCTCCCGCGCGTCTTCAGCAGGGAGAAACCAGCCTggaagggtggaggggagtgTGGAAATGAACCTCCGTGGGAGTCTTGAGCTTTCCAGGCCCTCTCTCCGTGAAGGAGGCAATGCCCGTGGGTGTCGCCGTTGCCGGGACAGTCTCACACACGCAGGCGTGTGGCTCTGGTTCATCTCCACGTAGAAGACCAGAGCGAGACCCCAGAGAGAAGATACATCCCCGGCGCGATGGCCTGACGATGGATTCCTGTGTCCGGCAAcatggggaggctgcagtgtggcCGGTTTGGAAACTGGCAAGGAGAGCGAAGGCGCCATGCCGGTCTTCCACCCTTCCCTGGGATGTTtctgggtgcccgcagagctccgGGAGCAAACAGTCAGCACGGCCAGCCTTTCGGGGGCCCGAGAGACGTGAGCAACAGGCCCCCTTGCAGAGGGCAAAGCAACGTGGAATCCAAAATCACGCCTCAGTCGTCCTGAGTGTGGCTCCTCCGTGGTCGGGGCTGTCGGCCTCGCGCTCCGTTGCAGGGCTCAGCCTGGGGATGTGCGGTCTGTGCACCAGGCGGTTGAAAACCCGACGGCAACCCGAGTCCCGGTCTTTTGTCTCTGAGGAAACCGCCCACTCCTTGGGCCACGGAATCGGGGCGAATGAGTGCCCCGCCGGCCGACGCGGCGGCGGCTGTGGGCCCAGCCCTCAGCCGACGCCGGGCGCTTACCGTTTTCCCGGAGCGCGGGGGTCCCGTCGCTCCCGGAGGCCGAAGGCCGCTtttgctctctgccttcctccctctgtccctggctCCCTGCCGCCCGCCCCCTGTCCCTGCGTCGCTCTGTCTTTCCCTCCGttcctcactgcctccctctctcccaccctccctccctccctcctaacgTCCCTCCGCCCATCCTTCCGCCCCTCTAGGTCTCccgttcctctctccatctctgcccgCCTTCCCTCCCGCCTGGAACGGTCAGCGTCCCCGGCGTGCGCGGGGCCTGCGGTCGGCGTTCCGCCGGCAGGCGCTCCACGGtggcagctgggaggctgcaggggcacGGACGGGCGAGCGACGGTGGAGCGGAGGCGCAGAGGAGGCGAGCCGCGGGAGGGATGGCAGGCCTGGGCGCTGCGCGGGCCCGGTGTTTGGCGGGACGGGGgtctccacccagcccaggggaggacgcattttccgggggtggggggtgggggtgggggtggggagggggtggtcggGCGTGGGTGGGGTGCTGGAAAGCCGTGAGAGCTCTGCCCGGGCTGCTCCCACAGCCTAGGCGGCTGCCCGCAAACCCGCGCGTGCGCAGTAGGCGGCCCACCTGCTGCTACCTGGGCCGGCTCTGGGATCCCCgggatgcccaggaaagaatggcaGTTCTCTGCTGTGTGGAGTCTCTCGCCGGGCCTAGACCTAGAAGGCAGGAATCCCAGGCGGGTCAGCCCGGCGGGGAAGACACGCCGCTCCACGCCCAGCCAGGTGTTCCCCGCGAAAGAGAGGCCACCGCCCTGCCCCGACCCGACCCGACCCAACCCGACCCGACCCGACCCCGTCCCAACCCCGCGTCCTAAAGCTCCTCCAGCAGAGCCCGGTATTCTTCCTCGCTGAGGGGTGCTTCCAGCGAGGCGGCCTCTTCCAAGGCCTCCAGCTCCCCCGGGGCCTCCGTTTCTAGGAAAGGTTGCGCCCGCTGCAGAAACTCCGGGCTCGCCAGGAGCTCATCCAGCAGCAGGCCGGAGGGGAGTGCAGACGAGCGCCCCGGCTCCTGGAGCGCCTGGGAGGGCGCCCGGATGCCTTGCATCTGCCCCTGCCGCGCGGAGGCCTCCGGGGGCgcgggctggggaggtggagctgccccggcttggggttcccacgccgccccggcgacctggggaccccggccccagccccaccacggaCTCCCCTGGGACGTGGGTGGCGCAAGCACACCTTGGCCCTGTGGCCCCGCTTGAGCGGGCCCAGGCTGTCCCACCGCGCAAGGGCCCGGCGGGCCGTCGCGCTGCGGGTCCCGGTCCTCCCGGCATTTGCCCGGCTGCGGAGGCCACCGAGGAGTCTGAGGGTGGGAGAGCGCCCCTTCCGGAGGAGCCGGGGCAGCGTAGGCAAAATCCCCGCGTGCCGGGGCAGGTTGGGAGATCCCCTCTGCCGGCGCggcctggctgggctggagcaCGGGGACGGCCCTCGCTCCCTGGCTCACGAAAGCCCCCTGTGGGAGGGCCCCAGGCGCGCAGGGCACGTGGGGTGCGGGAAGCCCCGTTCCCCACGCCCCGGTGTGGGCGAAGGCGACCCACGAGGGAGCAGGGTGACACCCGCC
This region of Gorilla gorilla gorilla isolate KB3781 chromosome 2, NHGRI_mGorGor1-v2.1_pri, whole genome shotgun sequence genomic DNA includes:
- the LOC134758008 gene encoding double homeobox protein 4-like protein 4, which codes for MALPTPSDSTLPAEARGRGRRRRLVWTPSQSEALRACFERNPYPGIATRERLAQAIGIPEPRVQIWFQNERSRQLRQHRRESRPWPGRRGPQEGRRKRTAVTGSQTALLLRAFEKDRFPGIAAREELARETGLPESRIQIWFQNRRARHPGQGGRAPAHAGGLCDAAPGGCHPAPSWVAFAHTGAWGTGLPAPHVPCAPGALPQGAFVSQGARAVPVLQPSQAAPAEGISQPAPARGDFAYAAPAPPEGALSHPQTPRWPPQPGKCREDRDPQRDGPPGPCAVGQPGPAQAGPQGQGVLAPPTSQGSPWWGWGRGPQVAGAAWEPQAGAAPPPQPAPPEASARQGQMQGIRAPSQALQEPGRSSALPSGLLLDELLASPEFLQRAQPFLETEAPGELEALEEAASLEAPLSEEEYRALLEEL
- the LOC134758005 gene encoding double homeobox protein 4-like protein 4, whose amino-acid sequence is MALPTPSDSTLPAEARGRGRRRRLVWTPSQSEALRACFERNPYPGIATRERLAQAIGIPEPRVQIWFQNERSRQLRQHRRESRPWPGRRGPQEGRRKRTAVTGSQTALLLRAFEKDRFPGIAAREELARETGLPESRIQIWFQNRRARHPGQGGRAPAHAGGLCDAAPGGCHPAPSWVAFAHTGAWGTGLPAPHVPCAPGALPQGAFVSQGARAVPVLQPSQAAPAEGISQPAPARGDFAYAAPAPPEGALSHPQTPRWPPQPGKCREDRDPQRDGPPGPCAVGQPGPAQAGPQGQGVLAPPTSQGSPWWGWGRGPQVAGAAWEPQAGAAPPPQPAPPEASARQGQMQGIRAPSQALQEPGRSSALPSGLLLDELLASPEFLQRAQPFLETEAPGELEALEEAASLEAPLSEEEYRALLEEL